A genomic region of Ursus arctos isolate Adak ecotype North America unplaced genomic scaffold, UrsArc2.0 scaffold_8, whole genome shotgun sequence contains the following coding sequences:
- the ADAM17 gene encoding disintegrin and metalloproteinase domain-containing protein 17 isoform X2, with the protein MLVYKSEDIKNVSRLQSPQVCGYIKADNEELLPKGLVDREPPDELVRRVKRRADPNPMKNTCKLLVVADHRFYRYMGRGEESTTTNYLIELIDRVDDIYRNTSWDNAGFKGYGIQIEQIRILKSPQEVKPGERHYNMAKSYPNEEKDAWDVKMLLEQFSFDIAEEASKVCLAHLFTYQDFDMGTLGLAYVGSPRANSHGGVCPKAYYSPIGKKNIYLNSGLTSTKNYGKTILTKEADLVTTHELGHNFGAEHDPDGLAECAPNEDQGGKYVMYPIAVSGDHENNKMFSNCSKQSIYKTIESKAQECFQERSNKVCGNSRVDEGEECDPGIMYLNNDTCCSSDCMLRAGVQCSDRNSPCCKNCQFETAQKKCQEAINATCKGVSYCTGNSSECPPPGNAADDTVCLDLGKCKDGKCVPFCEREQQLESCACNETDNSCKVCCRDPSGRCVPYVDAEQKNLFLRKGKPCTVGFCDMNGKCEKRVQDVIERFWDFIDQLSINTFGKFLADNIVGSVLVFSLIFWIPFSILVHCVDKKLDKQYESLSLFHPSNVEMLSSMDSASVRIIKPFPAPQTPGRPQPLQAAPVPAPVPAAPRLEPQRMDTIQEDPSADSHVDEDGFEKDPFPNSSTAAKSFEDLTGRPVTRSEKAASFKLQRQNRVGSKETEC; encoded by the exons ATGCTAGTTTATAAATCTGAAGATATCAAGAATGTTTCACGTCTCCAGTCTCCACAAGTGTGTGGTTATATAAAGGCAGATAATGAAGAGTTGCTTCCGAAAGGGCTGGTAGACAGAGAGCCACCTGATG AGCTTGTTCGTCGGGTGAAGAGAAGAGCTGACCCTAATCCCATGAAGAACACGTGTAAATTGTTGGTGGTAGCAGATCATCGCTTTTACAGATAcatgggcagaggggaagagagtaCAACTACGAATTACTTA ATAGAGCTTATTGACCGAGTGGATGACATCTATCGGAACACTTCATGGGACAACGCAGGTTTTAAAGGTTATGGAATACAGATAGAGCAG ATCCGCATTCTCAAGTCTCCACAAGAGGTGAAACCTGGTGAAAGGCACTATAACATGGCAAAAAGTTACCCAAATGAAGAAAAGGATGCTTGGGATGTGAAGATGTTGCTGGAG caaTTTAGCTTTGATATAGCTGAAGAAGCATCTAAAGTCTGCCTGGCACATCTTTTCACCTATCAAGACTTTGATATGGGAACTCTTGGGTTAGCTTATGTTGGTTCTCCCAGAGCAAACAGTCATGGAGGTGTTTGCCCAAAGG CTTATTATAGTCCAATTGGAAAGAAGAATATCTATTTGAATAGTGGTTTGACCAGCAcaaaaaattatggtaaaaccATCCTTACAAAG GAAGCTGACCTGGTAACAACTCATGAATTGGGACACAACTTTGGAGCAGAACATGATCCGGATGGCCTAGCGGAATGCGCCCCAAATGAGGACCAGGGAGGGAAATACGTTATGTATCCCATCGCTGTGAGTGGAGATCATGAGAACAATAAG ATGTTTTCAAACTGCAGTAAGCAGTCCATCTATAAGACCATTGAAAGTAAGGCCCAGGAATGTTTTCAAGAGCGAAGCAACAAGGTGTGTGGGAACTCCAGGGTGGACGAAGGAGAGGAGTGCGACCCGGGCATCATGTACCTGAACAACGACACGTGCTGTAGCAGTGACTGCATGCTCAGGGCGGGCGTGCAGTGCAG TGATAGGAACAGCCCTTGCTGTAAAAACTGTCAGTTCGAGACTGCCCAGAAGAAGTGCCAAGAGGCTATTAATGCTACTTGCAAAGGCGTGTCTTACTGCACAG GTAACAGCAGTGAGTGCCCCCCTCCTGGCAATGCTGCAGATGACACGGTGTGCTTGGATCTCGGCAAGTGTAAAGATGGGAAGTGCGTTCCCTTCTGTGAGCGGGAGCAGCAGCTGGAGTCCTGTGCGTGTAACG AAACTGACAACTCGTGCAAGGTGTGCTGCAGGGACCCCTCAGGCCGGTGTGTGCCCTACGTGGATGCAGAACAGAAGAACTTATTCTTGAGGAAAGGAAAGCCCTGTACGGTGGGCTTCTGCGACATGAAT GGCAAGTGTGAGAAGCGAGTACAGGACGTCATTGAGCGATTTTGGGATTTCATTGACCAGCTGAGCATCAATACTTTTG GGAAGTTTTTGGCGGACAACATCGTAGGTTCCGTCCTGGTTTTCTCCTTGATATTTTGGATCCCCTTCAGCATTCTTGTCCATTGCGTG GATAAGAAGCTGGATAAGCAGTAtgagtctctgtctctgttccaCCCCAGC AACGTGGAAATGCTAAGCAGCATGGACTCGGCCTCGGTTCGCATCATCAAGCCCTTTCCTGCGCCCCAGACCCCCGGGCGCCCACAGCCCCTGCAGGCCGCGCCTGTGCCAGCGCCGGTACCCGCGGCTCCCAGACTGGAGCCCCAGCGAATGGACACGATCCAGGAGGACCCCAGCGCAGACTCGCACGTGGATGAGGACGGCTTCGAGAAGGACCCCTTCCCCAATAGCAGCACCGCTGCCAAGTCCTTTGAGGACCTCACGGGCCGTCCGGTGACGAGAAGTGAGAAGGCCGCCTCCTTCAAGCTGCAGCGTCAGAACCGCGTGGGCAGCAAGGAGACCGAGTGCTAG
- the ADAM17 gene encoding disintegrin and metalloproteinase domain-containing protein 17 isoform X3, with translation MKNTCKLLVVADHRFYRYMGRGEESTTTNYLIELIDRVDDIYRNTSWDNAGFKGYGIQIEQIRILKSPQEVKPGERHYNMAKSYPNEEKDAWDVKMLLEQFSFDIAEEASKVCLAHLFTYQDFDMGTLGLAYVGSPRANSHGGVCPKAYYSPIGKKNIYLNSGLTSTKNYGKTILTKEADLVTTHELGHNFGAEHDPDGLAECAPNEDQGGKYVMYPIAVSGDHENNKMFSNCSKQSIYKTIESKAQECFQERSNKVCGNSRVDEGEECDPGIMYLNNDTCCSSDCMLRAGVQCSDRNSPCCKNCQFETAQKKCQEAINATCKGVSYCTGNSSECPPPGNAADDTVCLDLGKCKDGKCVPFCEREQQLESCACNETDNSCKVCCRDPSGRCVPYVDAEQKNLFLRKGKPCTVGFCDMNGKCEKRVQDVIERFWDFIDQLSINTFGKFLADNIVGSVLVFSLIFWIPFSILVHCVDKKLDKQYESLSLFHPSNVEMLSSMDSASVRIIKPFPAPQTPGRPQPLQAAPVPAPVPAAPRLEPQRMDTIQEDPSADSHVDEDGFEKDPFPNSSTAAKSFEDLTGRPVTRSEKAASFKLQRQNRVGSKETEC, from the exons ATGAAGAACACGTGTAAATTGTTGGTGGTAGCAGATCATCGCTTTTACAGATAcatgggcagaggggaagagagtaCAACTACGAATTACTTA ATAGAGCTTATTGACCGAGTGGATGACATCTATCGGAACACTTCATGGGACAACGCAGGTTTTAAAGGTTATGGAATACAGATAGAGCAG ATCCGCATTCTCAAGTCTCCACAAGAGGTGAAACCTGGTGAAAGGCACTATAACATGGCAAAAAGTTACCCAAATGAAGAAAAGGATGCTTGGGATGTGAAGATGTTGCTGGAG caaTTTAGCTTTGATATAGCTGAAGAAGCATCTAAAGTCTGCCTGGCACATCTTTTCACCTATCAAGACTTTGATATGGGAACTCTTGGGTTAGCTTATGTTGGTTCTCCCAGAGCAAACAGTCATGGAGGTGTTTGCCCAAAGG CTTATTATAGTCCAATTGGAAAGAAGAATATCTATTTGAATAGTGGTTTGACCAGCAcaaaaaattatggtaaaaccATCCTTACAAAG GAAGCTGACCTGGTAACAACTCATGAATTGGGACACAACTTTGGAGCAGAACATGATCCGGATGGCCTAGCGGAATGCGCCCCAAATGAGGACCAGGGAGGGAAATACGTTATGTATCCCATCGCTGTGAGTGGAGATCATGAGAACAATAAG ATGTTTTCAAACTGCAGTAAGCAGTCCATCTATAAGACCATTGAAAGTAAGGCCCAGGAATGTTTTCAAGAGCGAAGCAACAAGGTGTGTGGGAACTCCAGGGTGGACGAAGGAGAGGAGTGCGACCCGGGCATCATGTACCTGAACAACGACACGTGCTGTAGCAGTGACTGCATGCTCAGGGCGGGCGTGCAGTGCAG TGATAGGAACAGCCCTTGCTGTAAAAACTGTCAGTTCGAGACTGCCCAGAAGAAGTGCCAAGAGGCTATTAATGCTACTTGCAAAGGCGTGTCTTACTGCACAG GTAACAGCAGTGAGTGCCCCCCTCCTGGCAATGCTGCAGATGACACGGTGTGCTTGGATCTCGGCAAGTGTAAAGATGGGAAGTGCGTTCCCTTCTGTGAGCGGGAGCAGCAGCTGGAGTCCTGTGCGTGTAACG AAACTGACAACTCGTGCAAGGTGTGCTGCAGGGACCCCTCAGGCCGGTGTGTGCCCTACGTGGATGCAGAACAGAAGAACTTATTCTTGAGGAAAGGAAAGCCCTGTACGGTGGGCTTCTGCGACATGAAT GGCAAGTGTGAGAAGCGAGTACAGGACGTCATTGAGCGATTTTGGGATTTCATTGACCAGCTGAGCATCAATACTTTTG GGAAGTTTTTGGCGGACAACATCGTAGGTTCCGTCCTGGTTTTCTCCTTGATATTTTGGATCCCCTTCAGCATTCTTGTCCATTGCGTG GATAAGAAGCTGGATAAGCAGTAtgagtctctgtctctgttccaCCCCAGC AACGTGGAAATGCTAAGCAGCATGGACTCGGCCTCGGTTCGCATCATCAAGCCCTTTCCTGCGCCCCAGACCCCCGGGCGCCCACAGCCCCTGCAGGCCGCGCCTGTGCCAGCGCCGGTACCCGCGGCTCCCAGACTGGAGCCCCAGCGAATGGACACGATCCAGGAGGACCCCAGCGCAGACTCGCACGTGGATGAGGACGGCTTCGAGAAGGACCCCTTCCCCAATAGCAGCACCGCTGCCAAGTCCTTTGAGGACCTCACGGGCCGTCCGGTGACGAGAAGTGAGAAGGCCGCCTCCTTCAAGCTGCAGCGTCAGAACCGCGTGGGCAGCAAGGAGACCGAGTGCTAG
- the ADAM17 gene encoding disintegrin and metalloproteinase domain-containing protein 17 isoform X4, which produces MAKSYPNEEKDAWDVKMLLEQFSFDIAEEASKVCLAHLFTYQDFDMGTLGLAYVGSPRANSHGGVCPKAYYSPIGKKNIYLNSGLTSTKNYGKTILTKEADLVTTHELGHNFGAEHDPDGLAECAPNEDQGGKYVMYPIAVSGDHENNKMFSNCSKQSIYKTIESKAQECFQERSNKVCGNSRVDEGEECDPGIMYLNNDTCCSSDCMLRAGVQCSDRNSPCCKNCQFETAQKKCQEAINATCKGVSYCTGNSSECPPPGNAADDTVCLDLGKCKDGKCVPFCEREQQLESCACNETDNSCKVCCRDPSGRCVPYVDAEQKNLFLRKGKPCTVGFCDMNGKCEKRVQDVIERFWDFIDQLSINTFGKFLADNIVGSVLVFSLIFWIPFSILVHCVDKKLDKQYESLSLFHPSNVEMLSSMDSASVRIIKPFPAPQTPGRPQPLQAAPVPAPVPAAPRLEPQRMDTIQEDPSADSHVDEDGFEKDPFPNSSTAAKSFEDLTGRPVTRSEKAASFKLQRQNRVGSKETEC; this is translated from the exons ATGGCAAAAAGTTACCCAAATGAAGAAAAGGATGCTTGGGATGTGAAGATGTTGCTGGAG caaTTTAGCTTTGATATAGCTGAAGAAGCATCTAAAGTCTGCCTGGCACATCTTTTCACCTATCAAGACTTTGATATGGGAACTCTTGGGTTAGCTTATGTTGGTTCTCCCAGAGCAAACAGTCATGGAGGTGTTTGCCCAAAGG CTTATTATAGTCCAATTGGAAAGAAGAATATCTATTTGAATAGTGGTTTGACCAGCAcaaaaaattatggtaaaaccATCCTTACAAAG GAAGCTGACCTGGTAACAACTCATGAATTGGGACACAACTTTGGAGCAGAACATGATCCGGATGGCCTAGCGGAATGCGCCCCAAATGAGGACCAGGGAGGGAAATACGTTATGTATCCCATCGCTGTGAGTGGAGATCATGAGAACAATAAG ATGTTTTCAAACTGCAGTAAGCAGTCCATCTATAAGACCATTGAAAGTAAGGCCCAGGAATGTTTTCAAGAGCGAAGCAACAAGGTGTGTGGGAACTCCAGGGTGGACGAAGGAGAGGAGTGCGACCCGGGCATCATGTACCTGAACAACGACACGTGCTGTAGCAGTGACTGCATGCTCAGGGCGGGCGTGCAGTGCAG TGATAGGAACAGCCCTTGCTGTAAAAACTGTCAGTTCGAGACTGCCCAGAAGAAGTGCCAAGAGGCTATTAATGCTACTTGCAAAGGCGTGTCTTACTGCACAG GTAACAGCAGTGAGTGCCCCCCTCCTGGCAATGCTGCAGATGACACGGTGTGCTTGGATCTCGGCAAGTGTAAAGATGGGAAGTGCGTTCCCTTCTGTGAGCGGGAGCAGCAGCTGGAGTCCTGTGCGTGTAACG AAACTGACAACTCGTGCAAGGTGTGCTGCAGGGACCCCTCAGGCCGGTGTGTGCCCTACGTGGATGCAGAACAGAAGAACTTATTCTTGAGGAAAGGAAAGCCCTGTACGGTGGGCTTCTGCGACATGAAT GGCAAGTGTGAGAAGCGAGTACAGGACGTCATTGAGCGATTTTGGGATTTCATTGACCAGCTGAGCATCAATACTTTTG GGAAGTTTTTGGCGGACAACATCGTAGGTTCCGTCCTGGTTTTCTCCTTGATATTTTGGATCCCCTTCAGCATTCTTGTCCATTGCGTG GATAAGAAGCTGGATAAGCAGTAtgagtctctgtctctgttccaCCCCAGC AACGTGGAAATGCTAAGCAGCATGGACTCGGCCTCGGTTCGCATCATCAAGCCCTTTCCTGCGCCCCAGACCCCCGGGCGCCCACAGCCCCTGCAGGCCGCGCCTGTGCCAGCGCCGGTACCCGCGGCTCCCAGACTGGAGCCCCAGCGAATGGACACGATCCAGGAGGACCCCAGCGCAGACTCGCACGTGGATGAGGACGGCTTCGAGAAGGACCCCTTCCCCAATAGCAGCACCGCTGCCAAGTCCTTTGAGGACCTCACGGGCCGTCCGGTGACGAGAAGTGAGAAGGCCGCCTCCTTCAAGCTGCAGCGTCAGAACCGCGTGGGCAGCAAGGAGACCGAGTGCTAG